From Nguyenibacter vanlangensis, one genomic window encodes:
- a CDS encoding ABC transporter ATP-binding protein, producing the protein MCAPLDPFAPALSFAVQRGMCLALLGNRVSDMSCLMDTLAGHLPRLGGEILIDGQDRSMDTAGQRGIGLFSPRDHLFAHMTVRQNVAFPLGARGYDRSSIAARVNETLALTGLDGRAEHAPQALEPQEAWRARLARLLVFAPPVLLLDDPFAKLEPDDRSTLRQVLARLARAQNLTMLLATRDREDALLLGDRIGVLSGRTLLQTGRPVDLFDNPACAAVAADFGDANTLTGRVGAVEDDVARVHLANGCVVEARAAEGLAPDMLCTLCIRPDRIATLFPSGRATADPEEGTLPASLVALHHMGDHIRLRFRLGDGQEILVRRPPAQSLTGLEPGRPAQLAWPPVHAVAFPFRGEMS; encoded by the coding sequence ATGTGCGCGCCGCTCGATCCCTTCGCTCCCGCGCTGTCGTTTGCCGTGCAACGTGGGATGTGCCTGGCCCTGCTGGGCAATCGGGTATCGGACATGTCATGCCTGATGGATACGCTGGCCGGCCACCTACCCCGCCTCGGGGGTGAAATTCTCATCGACGGGCAGGACAGGTCCATGGATACAGCCGGGCAGCGCGGCATCGGCCTGTTCAGTCCGCGGGATCATTTGTTCGCGCATATGACGGTGCGGCAGAACGTGGCCTTCCCGCTCGGGGCACGCGGATACGATCGGTCCTCTATCGCCGCCCGGGTCAATGAGACTCTGGCCCTGACGGGCTTGGACGGACGCGCCGAGCATGCACCGCAGGCTCTGGAGCCACAGGAAGCGTGGCGGGCCCGGCTGGCCCGGCTGCTGGTCTTCGCCCCCCCCGTGCTGCTGTTGGATGACCCCTTTGCGAAGCTCGAACCTGACGACCGCAGCACCCTGCGGCAGGTGCTGGCCCGGCTGGCCAGGGCACAGAATCTGACGATGCTGCTGGCCACCCGTGACCGCGAGGACGCCTTGCTGCTGGGGGATCGGATCGGCGTTCTGTCCGGCCGCACGCTGCTGCAGACGGGGCGACCGGTTGATCTGTTCGACAACCCGGCCTGTGCCGCGGTTGCCGCCGATTTCGGCGATGCCAATACCCTGACCGGCCGCGTTGGCGCGGTGGAGGACGATGTGGCCCGGGTTCACCTGGCCAACGGATGCGTGGTCGAAGCGCGGGCTGCCGAAGGCTTGGCTCCGGACATGCTCTGCACGTTGTGCATCCGTCCGGATCGAATCGCGACCTTATTCCCTTCAGGCCGCGCAACTGCCGACCCTGAAGAAGGAACATTGCCCGCCAGCCTGGTCGCACTGCATCATATGGGCGATCACATTCGTCTGCGTTTCCGCCTGGGCGACGGGCAGGAAATCCTGGTGCGGCGTCCGCCGGCGCAAAGCCTGACGGGTCTGGAACCCGGGCGACCGGCCCAATTGGCCTGGCCGCCCGTGCATGCGGTGGCCTTTCCGTTTCGCGGTGAAATGAGCTAG
- a CDS encoding DUF1656 domain-containing protein, whose product MLSEFDLFGVFMAPIVVYAVAAFPVTMAIRFVLWWTGLMGWFWHLALFEVALYACVLCFLILYV is encoded by the coding sequence ATGCTGAGCGAATTTGACCTGTTTGGCGTGTTTATGGCGCCGATCGTGGTGTATGCGGTTGCGGCGTTTCCGGTGACGATGGCGATCCGCTTTGTGCTGTGGTGGACGGGGCTGATGGGGTGGTTCTGGCACCTGGCGCTGTTCGAGGTGGCGCTGTACGCGTGCGTGCTGTGTTTTCTGATTTTGTATGTCTGA
- a CDS encoding HlyD family secretion protein → MPLLRNLIRVVLTLAVVVLAIVLGMDLWDTYMIAPWTRDGRVRVYVVDVAPEVPGTVVQVPVVDNQFVHRGDPLFVLDPVRFHLAVREAQARLDGALEELKLKQSDAKRRMGLGGIVSAEEQERFNSGVATQIAAVDAARAALDLAKLNLQRSVLYAPVNGYVTNLNLRVGDYATAGQPRLAVIDADSFWVNGYFEETKMWGVHVGDAARVKLMGYKPILPGHVVSIARGINDQNGNPDRLGLQDVNPIFTWVRLAQRIPVRIHLDRVPDSVTLAAGMTCTVTVGPETPGQRGRLTTWLQDHL, encoded by the coding sequence ATGCCCCTGCTGCGTAATCTGATCCGGGTGGTGCTGACCCTGGCGGTCGTCGTTCTGGCGATCGTGCTGGGGATGGATCTGTGGGACACGTATATGATCGCGCCATGGACCCGCGACGGGCGGGTGCGGGTCTATGTCGTCGACGTGGCGCCGGAGGTGCCGGGCACGGTGGTGCAGGTGCCGGTGGTGGACAACCAGTTCGTGCACAGGGGCGACCCGCTGTTCGTGCTGGATCCGGTGCGCTTCCACCTGGCGGTGCGCGAGGCGCAGGCGCGGCTGGACGGCGCGCTGGAGGAACTGAAGCTGAAGCAGAGCGATGCGAAGCGCCGGATGGGGCTGGGCGGCATCGTGTCGGCCGAGGAGCAGGAGCGGTTCAATTCCGGCGTGGCGACGCAGATCGCCGCGGTGGATGCGGCGCGCGCGGCGCTGGACCTGGCGAAGCTGAACCTGCAGCGCTCGGTGCTGTATGCGCCGGTCAACGGCTATGTCACCAACCTGAACCTGCGGGTGGGGGATTACGCGACGGCGGGCCAGCCGCGGCTGGCGGTGATCGATGCCGATTCCTTCTGGGTGAACGGGTATTTCGAGGAAACCAAGATGTGGGGCGTGCATGTCGGCGACGCCGCGCGCGTCAAGCTGATGGGCTACAAGCCGATCCTGCCCGGCCATGTCGTGTCGATCGCGCGCGGCATCAACGACCAGAACGGCAATCCGGACCGGCTGGGGCTGCAGGACGTCAATCCGATCTTCACCTGGGTGCGGCTGGCGCAGCGCATCCCGGTGCGCATCCACCTCGACCGGGTGCCGGACAGCGTCACGCTGGCGGCGGGCATGACCTGCACGGTGACGGTGGGGCCGGAGACGCCCGGCCAGCGCGGGCGGCTGACCACCTGGCTGCAAGACCATCTGTGA
- a CDS encoding efflux transporter outer membrane subunit, protein MRMKNQGTGRAGLLLGAAGLLAACTVGPRYQPDRMAIPARFAEDGHAATPAEIARTTAEMKDWWHRFGDAELDRLVDRAIAGNYDLRIAGQRILAERALRDAQASAWYPQIDAGTVAGDSRYSINIDNWPIRPGNPANRPEASYLSYGVSASWQLDVFGRIRRSVEAQERAVEETVEDRRAVLMTMLSELAGDYMVLRDTQLRLQIAERNIRVAQDARDLAQRLYQQGVGTTLQVAQAQSELETQIAAREPLRTHIAQITHALDVLMGQMPGTSAAALEQPGPLPRVPDFPATVPSVVLANRPDIRRAERAYAEATARIGVAVAQLYPNFSIPLSFNPNASAMYQLFETGALSWQFFMMASLPLMHGGKLTAQVRAAQAAAEASRLAYRRTVLQAFREVEDAMAAWHDDVEHTEWLHRAALDSALASDRARRLYSAGLVGFLDVLTTERTALAAENAEAVARLERLQDAVALYTAIGAGWQGVPLTASALPVSLETQHALARAFQQ, encoded by the coding sequence ATGAGAATGAAGAACCAGGGGACCGGCAGGGCCGGCCTGCTGCTGGGGGCGGCGGGCCTGCTGGCGGCCTGCACGGTGGGGCCGCGCTATCAGCCCGACCGCATGGCGATCCCCGCGCGCTTTGCCGAGGACGGCCATGCCGCGACGCCGGCGGAGATCGCCCGCACCACGGCCGAGATGAAGGATTGGTGGCATCGTTTCGGCGATGCCGAACTGGACCGGCTGGTGGACCGGGCGATCGCGGGCAATTACGATCTGCGCATCGCCGGCCAGCGCATCCTGGCCGAGCGGGCGCTGCGCGATGCCCAGGCCTCGGCCTGGTATCCGCAGATCGACGCCGGCACCGTGGCGGGCGACAGCCGCTATTCGATCAATATCGACAACTGGCCGATCCGGCCGGGCAATCCGGCGAACCGGCCCGAGGCGTCGTACCTGTCCTATGGGGTCAGCGCCAGTTGGCAGCTCGACGTGTTCGGGCGGATCCGCCGCAGCGTCGAGGCGCAGGAGCGCGCGGTGGAGGAGACGGTCGAGGACCGGCGCGCGGTGCTGATGACCATGCTGTCGGAACTGGCCGGCGACTACATGGTGCTGCGCGACACGCAATTGCGGCTGCAGATCGCCGAGCGCAACATCCGGGTGGCGCAGGACGCCCGCGACCTGGCGCAGCGGCTGTATCAGCAGGGGGTGGGCACCACGCTGCAGGTCGCGCAGGCGCAGTCCGAACTGGAGACGCAGATCGCGGCGCGCGAGCCGCTGCGCACCCATATCGCGCAGATCACCCATGCGCTGGACGTGCTGATGGGACAGATGCCCGGCACCAGCGCGGCGGCGCTGGAACAGCCGGGGCCGCTGCCGCGCGTGCCGGATTTTCCGGCGACGGTGCCGTCGGTCGTGCTGGCCAACCGGCCGGACATCCGCCGGGCCGAACGGGCCTATGCCGAGGCGACGGCGCGGATCGGGGTTGCGGTGGCGCAGCTCTATCCGAATTTCAGCATCCCGCTGAGCTTCAACCCGAACGCGTCGGCGATGTATCAGCTGTTCGAGACCGGGGCGCTGAGCTGGCAGTTCTTCATGATGGCGTCGCTGCCGCTGATGCATGGCGGCAAGCTGACGGCGCAGGTGCGCGCGGCGCAGGCGGCGGCGGAGGCCAGCCGCCTGGCCTATCGCCGGACGGTGCTGCAGGCGTTCCGCGAGGTCGAGGACGCGATGGCGGCCTGGCATGACGACGTGGAACACACCGAATGGCTGCACCGCGCGGCGCTGGACAGCGCGCTGGCCAGCGACCGGGCGCGCCGGCTGTATAGCGCCGGGCTGGTGGGCTTTCTGGACGTGCTGACCACCGAACGCACCGCGCTGGCCGCCGAGAACGCCGAGGCCGTCGCCCGGCTGGAGCGGCTGCAGGACGCCGTCGCCCTCTATACCGCCATCGGCGCCGGATGGCAGGGCGTCCCCCTGACAGCCTCCGCTCTGCCCGTCTCGCTCGAAACACAGCACGCCCTCGCCCGCGCCTTCCAGCAATAA
- a CDS encoding phage integrase central domain-containing protein, translating to MPKIVSNRLTARTVASLKDGVYCDGGNLWLTVKGNTRAWSVRYTSPTTGKAREMGIGSARAISLADARARTADARKLVGTGVDPIDARKEERTARRREVGLTFEQVAERFMKERAPSWRSARAAPLRYGILRIHIYPIVGKKQAAAVETDDVLAVLRPIWTAKPETAGRARWLIEHILDYAKIHKWRTGENPARWRGHLSNVLPRLSTVAKVEHLPAVARKDIGKVMRRLAESQGVAALAVRLACLTAARSGEIRGAIWSEIDLKGKVWIVPKGRMKMGREHRVPLSAGALEVLQTVLPLRDREHGDQVFPGGKRGKPLSDVALSKALKLAAGTDDVTVHGLRSTFRDWAAEETDYPREVAEMALAHAIGDKVEAAYRRGDLFEKRRQMMDGWARWVLEPGEGKADQQP from the coding sequence ATGCCAAAGATCGTTTCGAATCGCCTGACTGCCCGCACCGTCGCCTCCCTGAAGGACGGAGTTTATTGCGACGGCGGCAATCTGTGGCTGACCGTGAAGGGCAACACCCGCGCCTGGTCCGTCCGCTACACCAGCCCGACCACTGGCAAGGCCCGAGAGATGGGAATCGGGTCCGCCCGGGCAATCAGCCTGGCCGACGCCAGAGCCCGGACGGCCGACGCGCGCAAGCTGGTCGGCACCGGAGTTGACCCGATCGACGCGAGAAAAGAAGAGCGGACTGCCCGCCGGCGGGAGGTCGGCCTGACATTCGAGCAGGTCGCCGAACGCTTCATGAAAGAGCGGGCGCCGAGTTGGCGCAGTGCGCGCGCCGCGCCGCTCCGATATGGAATTCTACGCATCCACATCTATCCGATCGTCGGCAAGAAGCAGGCAGCAGCGGTCGAGACCGATGACGTGCTGGCGGTGCTCCGCCCGATCTGGACCGCCAAGCCGGAGACAGCCGGCCGGGCGCGGTGGTTGATCGAGCACATTCTCGATTACGCGAAGATCCACAAGTGGCGAACGGGGGAAAACCCGGCTCGGTGGCGAGGACACCTGTCGAACGTGCTGCCCCGATTGTCCACAGTCGCAAAGGTCGAGCACCTTCCGGCCGTCGCTCGGAAGGACATCGGCAAGGTGATGCGGCGCCTGGCGGAGTCCCAGGGCGTGGCCGCGCTGGCCGTGCGCCTCGCCTGTTTGACCGCAGCCCGGTCCGGCGAAATCCGCGGCGCGATATGGTCCGAAATCGACCTCAAGGGGAAAGTCTGGATTGTGCCGAAGGGGCGCATGAAGATGGGGCGCGAACATCGCGTCCCGTTGTCGGCCGGCGCGCTGGAGGTCCTGCAAACGGTGCTGCCTCTACGCGATAGAGAGCACGGCGACCAGGTCTTCCCTGGCGGCAAGCGCGGCAAGCCCTTGTCCGATGTCGCCTTGTCGAAAGCGCTGAAGCTGGCGGCCGGCACCGATGACGTGACGGTCCATGGCCTGCGCTCCACCTTCCGCGACTGGGCAGCCGAGGAAACCGACTATCCGCGCGAGGTGGCCGAAATGGCCCTGGCGCATGCGATCGGCGACAAGGTAGAGGCGGCCTATCGCCGCGGGGATCTGTTCGAGAAGCGCCGGCAGATGATGGATGGCTGGGCACGCTGGGTGCTGGAGCCGGGCGAGGGAAAGGCTGACCAGCAGCCGTAG
- a CDS encoding helix-turn-helix transcriptional regulator produces MNTITAAQVRAARGLLGWTRDELVAASGVPKSTLVRLEDGNSAPRTSTLTAIRTALETAGVEFIAENGGGAGVRLKKE; encoded by the coding sequence GTGAATACCATTACGGCGGCCCAGGTAAGGGCGGCGCGAGGATTGCTGGGTTGGACTCGGGACGAATTAGTCGCGGCCAGCGGTGTCCCCAAAAGCACGCTTGTCCGGTTAGAAGACGGAAATTCCGCACCCCGCACCTCCACCCTAACCGCCATCCGCACCGCCCTGGAGACTGCCGGGGTGGAGTTCATTGCTGAGAATGGAGGTGGGGCGGGGGTGCGGCTGAAGAAGGAATAA
- a CDS encoding helix-turn-helix domain-containing protein, with translation MSMRDDESIGRHDVSTSYNQIFTSPKEIQRRFGMGHSTFYRLLNQGAFEAVKFGSATRVRIASVEDYFASLPRISTPVA, from the coding sequence ATGAGCATGCGTGACGATGAAAGCATCGGCCGGCATGACGTATCCACCTCCTACAACCAAATCTTCACCAGCCCGAAGGAAATCCAGCGCCGTTTCGGAATGGGTCACAGCACGTTCTATCGGCTGTTGAACCAGGGCGCCTTCGAGGCGGTGAAGTTCGGATCGGCGACACGGGTTCGAATCGCCAGTGTCGAAGACTATTTCGCCAGTCTGCCGCGCATATCCACACCGGTCGCCTGA
- a CDS encoding DUF927 domain-containing protein, producing the protein MNAVPPPPPRGLTSDIQPGDPFHPLTHAEMAHATNLGSEREIWQPIMPAPKEPALPRGATKLWVYRDAEGRPLCARFRKPDEKGGKVVLPLTFGRRVWTDRKGVRRDETGWHWKQPVKPLPLYGLDRLAILPDAPVLLVEGEKTADAAALLFPDHVAITSPGGSKAAGNSDWSALAGRNVILWPDNDEPGQMWVDDVIRLLREAGAGIVKKVELPAGLPDAWDLADPLPDEIAEWSEDPEPLRTALERAPLAASNVEMPSGYLMKPGGLFFRPEQTGDDVKPDIWIAAPFDVVAETNDGTGQAWGLLIRWVDRDGRTHQWSIPKRLVHGEGKEIAGELEDAGLNCSIAGTRHFRQFIASVKTKTRLRCVDRSGWHDTPKGSAFVLPGGLTLGAGARSVIFQSDRAATGQEFQAAGTLADWQRGIAAYAVGNSRLALFVAAAFAGPLLDIAGEQSGGVHLVGKAQSGKSTAAYLAGSVWGRGDRDGQVRSWRGTANGLEGIASETSDTVLILDEMGQADSREVGEITYLLANNSGKTRAARSGNARARKTWHVLFLSTGEVTLAAKMGEHGNRTMAGQEVRLVNVPADAGAGMGLFEALHGLESPGALADHLRVAARTHYGTASRAFLGRLTQDRSDESDVLLGFIKDIRRNFETAFMPAGADGQVRSVAARFALIAAAGELAIDYQVLPWPQGEAFRAAGVCFKAWLAERGGVGASEDRQAIEQVRAFIEQHGESRFTNLTPDPLTGDDRTDDRIRTINRAGFKRRVGTTNGDRWEYLILPEMFRSEVCKGLDAPRAAKALKEAGLLIPGDGKNLACRVPVPGEGRPRVYLIKGDILGGDHD; encoded by the coding sequence ATGAACGCGGTGCCCCCTCCCCCTCCGCGTGGACTGACATCCGATATCCAGCCCGGTGATCCGTTTCATCCCCTCACCCATGCGGAAATGGCCCACGCGACTAACCTGGGCAGCGAACGGGAGATCTGGCAGCCGATCATGCCAGCACCCAAGGAGCCGGCTCTACCGCGGGGCGCGACCAAACTTTGGGTCTATCGGGATGCGGAGGGTCGGCCACTCTGCGCCCGCTTCCGCAAGCCGGACGAGAAAGGTGGCAAGGTTGTGCTGCCGCTGACCTTCGGACGTCGTGTCTGGACCGATCGCAAGGGCGTCCGCCGCGACGAAACTGGATGGCACTGGAAGCAGCCGGTCAAGCCGCTCCCGCTGTATGGGCTCGATCGGCTGGCCATTTTGCCCGATGCGCCGGTTCTTCTTGTGGAAGGCGAAAAGACCGCCGACGCCGCGGCGCTCTTATTTCCAGATCACGTCGCCATAACTTCCCCCGGGGGCAGCAAGGCGGCCGGCAATAGCGACTGGTCGGCGCTGGCCGGGCGCAATGTGATTCTCTGGCCCGACAACGATGAGCCTGGCCAGATGTGGGTCGACGACGTCATACGGCTGCTACGCGAGGCCGGTGCCGGCATCGTCAAGAAGGTGGAACTGCCCGCCGGGCTCCCGGATGCCTGGGATCTGGCCGATCCGCTGCCTGATGAAATAGCGGAATGGAGCGAAGATCCCGAGCCACTACGGACTGCGCTGGAGCGTGCCCCGCTCGCCGCGTCGAATGTCGAAATGCCGAGCGGCTATCTGATGAAGCCAGGCGGTCTTTTCTTCCGGCCGGAGCAGACGGGAGATGACGTCAAGCCAGATATCTGGATCGCGGCGCCCTTCGATGTGGTTGCCGAGACAAATGACGGGACCGGCCAAGCATGGGGGCTGCTGATCCGTTGGGTGGATCGTGACGGCCGTACCCATCAGTGGTCGATTCCGAAGCGCCTGGTGCATGGCGAGGGAAAGGAAATCGCCGGCGAGTTGGAGGACGCTGGGCTGAATTGCTCAATCGCCGGGACACGTCACTTTCGCCAGTTCATCGCCAGTGTGAAGACCAAGACGCGCCTGCGCTGCGTGGACCGGTCAGGATGGCACGATACGCCGAAGGGATCGGCCTTTGTCCTGCCGGGCGGTCTAACGCTGGGCGCTGGGGCGCGCTCCGTCATCTTCCAGTCCGATCGAGCGGCCACCGGCCAGGAATTCCAGGCCGCGGGCACGCTGGCCGACTGGCAGCGCGGGATTGCGGCGTATGCGGTGGGGAACAGCCGGCTGGCGCTGTTCGTTGCCGCGGCGTTCGCCGGCCCGCTGCTGGATATCGCGGGTGAGCAATCCGGCGGCGTCCACCTTGTCGGCAAGGCGCAGTCGGGGAAATCGACGGCAGCCTATCTGGCCGGCAGCGTGTGGGGGCGAGGTGATCGTGACGGGCAGGTCAGATCCTGGCGCGGCACGGCGAACGGCCTGGAGGGGATTGCTTCTGAAACCTCCGACACGGTGCTGATCCTGGACGAGATGGGCCAGGCCGACAGCCGGGAGGTGGGGGAGATCACCTATCTGCTGGCGAACAACTCGGGGAAGACCCGGGCGGCGCGCAGCGGCAATGCGCGGGCACGCAAGACCTGGCACGTACTGTTCCTTTCCACCGGCGAAGTGACGCTGGCCGCCAAGATGGGCGAGCACGGCAACCGGACCATGGCAGGACAGGAGGTGCGCCTGGTGAACGTGCCTGCAGACGCCGGCGCCGGCATGGGGCTGTTCGAAGCGCTGCACGGACTTGAATCTCCGGGCGCGCTGGCGGACCACCTGCGGGTGGCTGCCCGGACCCATTACGGCACCGCTTCGCGGGCCTTTCTGGGGCGCCTGACGCAGGACCGCAGCGACGAGTCCGATGTGCTGCTGGGTTTCATCAAGGACATCCGGCGCAATTTCGAGACGGCCTTTATGCCGGCCGGCGCGGATGGGCAGGTGCGCAGCGTCGCCGCGCGTTTCGCCCTGATCGCGGCGGCTGGCGAACTGGCGATCGACTATCAGGTGTTGCCCTGGCCACAGGGAGAGGCATTCCGCGCCGCGGGGGTATGCTTCAAAGCATGGCTTGCGGAACGGGGTGGCGTCGGTGCCAGCGAAGACCGCCAGGCGATCGAGCAGGTCCGTGCCTTCATCGAGCAGCACGGGGAAAGCCGCTTTACGAACCTGACGCCCGATCCCCTAACCGGCGACGATAGGACGGACGACCGGATCCGCACCATCAACCGCGCGGGCTTCAAGCGGCGCGTGGGGACGACGAATGGCGATCGGTGGGAATATCTGATCTTGCCGGAGATGTTTCGCTCGGAGGTGTGCAAGGGGCTCGATGCGCCCCGTGCGGCGAAGGCTCTCAAGGAGGCAGGGCTATTGATCCCGGGCGACGGGAAAAACCTGGCATGTCGTGTGCCGGTCCCAGGCGAAGGACGCCCCCGCGTCTATCTTATCAAGGGCGACATCTTGGGGGGCGACCATGATTGA
- a CDS encoding HigA family addiction module antitoxin, protein MDGGYREDTGKPPLPGEILDRCFLSGTGKSRSEIALLLGISRPTLWAIIKGKAPIRTPTAARLGRMFGTGAAFWLHLQADHDAWNAERNIDLSGIPTLQRKATPRMSRGT, encoded by the coding sequence ATGGACGGAGGCTATCGCGAGGACACCGGAAAGCCGCCATTGCCAGGCGAAATCCTTGACCGATGCTTCCTCTCCGGAACCGGGAAAAGTCGTTCCGAAATTGCGCTCCTGCTGGGAATTTCCCGTCCAACCCTTTGGGCCATCATCAAAGGGAAGGCGCCTATCCGGACGCCGACGGCCGCGCGCCTCGGAAGAATGTTCGGTACAGGCGCGGCTTTCTGGCTTCACCTTCAGGCCGATCACGACGCTTGGAATGCTGAGCGCAACATCGATCTCTCGGGCATTCCTACACTTCAACGGAAAGCCACGCCGAGGATGTCGCGCGGCACATAG
- a CDS encoding helix-turn-helix domain-containing protein has translation MARMTLDQIWASGGRVDRARLDATTDADIAGQAREDGTDTPLGPHEVYPTPATVRRHLGLTQTAIADLVGVPVATWRNWEQGRVTLDPAVRTLLRVLWREPDAFKRAMAAA, from the coding sequence ATGGCAAGAATGACCCTCGACCAGATCTGGGCTTCGGGCGGCCGCGTGGACCGGGCACGCCTTGATGCGACGACGGACGCGGATATTGCGGGCCAGGCCCGGGAAGATGGTACGGACACGCCGCTGGGGCCGCACGAGGTCTACCCAACGCCGGCAACGGTGCGCCGGCATCTTGGCCTGACGCAGACCGCAATTGCTGATCTGGTCGGCGTTCCAGTTGCGACCTGGCGGAATTGGGAACAGGGTCGGGTGACGCTTGACCCCGCAGTGCGGACGCTGCTGCGCGTGCTCTGGCGTGAACCGGACGCGTTCAAGCGGGCAATGGCGGCTGCATAG
- a CDS encoding BrnT family toxin: MFDWDDAKSDRCFAERGFDFAYAARLFLGDVLERVDDRHDYGETRIQAAGQIDGRPFMVVYTQRDDVTWIISARFMHQKEWNRWQE; this comes from the coding sequence CTGTTCGACTGGGACGACGCTAAGAGCGATCGATGCTTTGCAGAACGCGGTTTCGATTTTGCATACGCGGCGCGCTTGTTCCTGGGCGACGTGCTGGAACGTGTGGATGACCGGCACGATTATGGGGAAACCCGCATCCAGGCAGCCGGCCAGATCGACGGACGCCCATTCATGGTGGTCTATACCCAGCGCGACGATGTGACGTGGATCATCTCGGCGCGGTTCATGCACCAGAAGGAATGGAACAGATGGCAAGAATGA